Part of the Denticeps clupeoides chromosome 3, fDenClu1.1, whole genome shotgun sequence genome, CAAGTGTCTGGCTCGGTGAGAATTGACAGCCTGGGCGAGTAAACGTTTGGCGGTAGTGTCGAGCACTCCGGCGGTGGAagaagtgtgatttttttttttttttttttcacacgtgAACTTTCTGGACGTCCGACCATCTTGTGTGGCAGAACGGCTAGCTAGCCGCGCATGTTACTCGGGCTGCTGTACTTTGCCGCTAACGCTCCCTCCAAGTGACCTGCCTGGCTTGAACTTGTCCGAGAAGCTCACGCATGCGATGGCGTATTTACCACATTCGCGCTTTCCGGCCGGCCATTGCGGCTATTGTTCCCCCACTGGTCGGGGGCGAGCTCGCTTCGTGGGTCGTCGCGCAGCGTTTCGTTCCGTGCGCTCTCCGTAAGTTTTGAGATTTAAATGCTTGCTAGGTGGCTAGCACTTAGCGCGCCAGCTAGCAAACACGCTTCCCGCGAGCAGTCGCCGCTAGCAGCCGGACCTCCGCCGTGTAGCAGGCAGGCTAGGAACTTTTCCGACACAAGGCGGTAGGCACGATCGCGGTCCTTCGCTGTAGCTTCTGCACATTTGAAATATAGCGCGAATCGCCCTCGTCGGTGATACTTCGGAAGCCCGTGGGCGCGCAACGAGTATtaaagtttttctttcattcggACGTTTTAGTCCATGAGCTGGGCACGCAGGCATTTTCCTCCCCGTTTCGCTTGCCGTTTGCGTATTGAGCACCACCTCCGAGTCGGAGCGCGGCGGTGCCCCCGACTCCGGCGTCGGAGCGCGGGGCCATTGTCCACACGAGTCCGCCGTAGTGCTAGTACCAGGCCTTAGTGCTAGGCTTTGGCCATATTTTGCGGAATTAGACGTTGTTTTGAAAAGAAAATCGAATGAAAGGGCATCGAGGTTGATGCCCTTTCATTCGATCGTACATTTAGCTGTCAAGTTCtcactttttaataatgaatttacTATTGCTTAATTGAGCAAAGTTTTAATTTCAGTGTGGTGGATTTGTCTGTCATTAATGTAGTACACAAGTTTTAAAATCGCTGTTGTGTTAGAGGGTTTCTTAACCATGTATTGTCATAATGAACAGGCTGCTATTCTAATTAGCCATAAAAACGGGATTCTGCTTTTTATTGAGACTTTCAATTTTGAAATACTTCTTACAATAAGGCGAGTCAATTATTCAAAAGTTTCTGTATTTTACTTTTGGAGATTTAGTTGTGTATATACTTCTTCACAGTGAGATTTATCCATCCTGTGTCAATTAATTATGACCGCTTCCTAGGTGATCGGACTGTCATTTTACAAGAATACGATATCAGGCCTTTCAGAAGGTACAGCgctcttctttttttggaaACTGCAACATGGATGAACGCAGTGAAGATGAAAGTGTGAGCAACAGCAGTGGAGGATCAAGGTAAAAAAAGTTCTAATGCAACCTGGTATGAGAAGTTTGATTTGAATTGGGTAGTAAGGtcttagtagcctagtgtgttacacacttgcctatgaactagaagactcCAAGGGGCACTGTGCCTGTATCTATTGACtgcatctggtaaatgcaaatgaaactgTTTGACAGATAATGAAATTAGCGGTTATTGAAATAATATTTGAACTTTTGGGGCTGAAACACAGTCATATTACATCTGACAgtcatattacatttttgtttgttttgttttgtttttcccataCTAATTGGTACAAATcttcttgaattttttttttttcctgtagtaATTCAGACGATGAATCGAGATCAGGGTCaggctccagctccagcagcagcagctccagcagcagccagTCTGGTAGCAGCGACTCAGGAAGTGGATCAGATTCTGGTAGCCAGTCAGATTCTGACTCAGAAAAATCAAAGAAAAACCAACATGACAGCAAGCCTTCAAAGATTGATGGAGCTGAGGTAAGAAAGTTATGTACTTATTACTTAATTGGttctgttttgtattatttgacCTTTCATTGGACACTTTCCTTCATTGTGTAGTTTTGGAAGTCCAATCCCAGTATCCTGGCAGTGCAGAGGTCAGCAATGCTCAGGaaacagcagctgcagcagcagcagcagagctctTCAAACAGTGGTTCAGATGAGGTAACATTAtgaaaaaacaccacaaattaAGATTTCACATCCTTACCAAAACTAGTGGAATAAGTGTTCAGTTTGTCTAGGTGACGTTGTATATTAACATGTGCTTTTGACCAGGCCACTATTGTTAGtgttgaatcttttttttattttattttatacttcAAAGGATGACTCTAGCAGTGATGACTCTGATGATTcttcaagaaaaagaaaaggcaaaGGGTAAGGCTCCCAACTGAGAATTCAGTTAGCATTCAGTATTATCTGAGAGGGGTTTCCATGGGCCCTGGTTGCTGTTATGTTTTACAGAATTATTTATGCCATCATATATTATGTTTTCTACTGAGATAAGACAGATTTTAGACACAACAGATTTGATTGGATGAGGCATGGATTAGGGTAATAGGCCTGGACTATTGAAATCTTTGTTGAATGTTGTGGTTACTACTAGAAAAACTGGACTGTGACAGGTGAATTAGTTATGTAACTTCAGAGGTTTTCTTTAGATAAAAGCATTGCCCTCTATATTTTCAGGTCTGGTTCAGCATCTGACTCTGACTCAGGGTCTGGGTCAAGTTCAGGATCAGGTTCAGGAAGCGATTCTGGCTCTGATTCATCTGCTGAAGAAGAAAACAGTGATGAATCTATATCAGACTATGAGCCCAGTCACAAAGTCAAGAGTCGAAAACCTCCCAGCAAGTGAGTTAAATTGTCAATAAATTCTGCTATTAAAAAGCTACTGTTCCATAACTGAATAGATATGCCTGGTATTACCACTCTATTGGAAACTTAATAAACTGAAAATAATGCTTGCCTCTGTTCTTAGGACTAATGcaagaaatggcaaaaaaagtaAAGTCCAGAGAAAGAAACAATCTGGGTCATCATCGGATGAGGAGGACTATAAGAAGGCATTGGCAGGGCCACGACGGCAGGCCACAGTAAACGTTAGCTACAAAGAGGATGAAGAACTGAAGACTGACTCAGATGACCTGGTGGAAGTGGCAGGAGAGGATGTCCCCCAACAAGAAGAGGATGAGTTTGAAACTCTGGAGCGCGTTATGGATATAAGAATAGGGAGGAAAGGAGGTGAGCATTGGAAATTTGTGTCAAAGGcatatatgggtggtagtagcctagtgggtaacacactcgcctatgaaccagaagacccgggttcaaatcccgcttactaccattgtgtccctgagcaagacacttaaccctaagttgctccaggaggggactgtccctgtaactactgattgtaagtcgctctggataagggcgtctgataaatgctgtaaatgtaaatgcatataaatTATTCAGATTTATTAAGTCCATAGTTAAAagatgtgcttgtgtgtattaTAGGTATATACATATACTGAGAAGTAGCAATAAGGAACATATATCACATTTAATTgttttcccttaaaatgatgAATAGCGATTGAATATCTGTTTTGgggggaaatttttttttactaatgtgTAAATTGCCCTGAACTCACATTATTTCTTCTAGTGACTGGAGCTATTACCACCGTGTATGCCGTGGAGGCAGATGGTGACCCCAATGGAAACTTCAACCCCAATAAGCAGCCGGGAGACCAGCAGTACCTGATCAAATGGAAGGGCTGGTCCCACATTCACAACACCTGGGAGACCGAGGAGACTCTAAAGATACAGAATGTTAAAGGCATGAAAAAACTAGATAACTTCATGAAGAAGGagcaagacagaaaaaaatggtcAGGCATCGTTTCATTAATTTTTACCTAATTTTACCCTGGGTTTTTTTGCAGCATAGCTAATTGATTTATTCTTTTGTCATAGGCTTAAAACATCTTCCCCAGAGGATATTGAGTACTTCAACTGTCAAAAAGAGCTCATGGATGACTTGCATTCTCAATATCAGCTGGTTGAGAGAATAATTGGTGAGTTTGTAATTAGATGCTTTGCTCACTTTTCtgtaaattgaataaaattcagtttaatttgagttttattaattaaattaattaattgatttcaGGACATTCGAACCAGAAGTCAGCAGCAGGTTATCCAGACTACCTGTGCAAATGGCAGGGGCTGCCCTACTCTGAGTGCAGCTGGGAGGACGGCGCGCTCATAGCCAGAAAGTTCCAGAAGTGCATTGATGATTATATGTGCCGAAACCAGAGTAAAACCATTCCCATTAGAGACTGCAAGGTACTGTATAATTCAATTCAATTGTGACCTTATTTGCTTTAAACAAGGAGGAGTGTCTGACTATGTATGTTCATTTGCTTTTTCGCCCTGGAAGGTTTTGAAACAGAGGCCGAGGTTTGTACAAATGAAGAAACAGCCTTCTTACATtggtggtgatggacttgaGCTCAGAGATTATCAACTCCACAGTTTAAACTGGATGGCTCATTCTTGGTGCAAGTAAGTTAAGACTTCACAGCTAATTGAACACTACTGAGTCTTTTGTTCACAGCTTAGACACAGCATTAAAAATTAGTGTTCTGAAAATTTTCACAGAATTTCTCTTACCAAATTCTTGTATTACACCCCTCATATCCTGCTGTCTTGTTTGTAAAGACCTTTATACAAGTTGTGTATGAAGTGATCCCTCCTGTTGCTCTCTTCAGGGGGAACAGCTGCATTCTGGCAGATGAGATGGGGTTGGGAAAGACTATCCAAACCATctccttccttaaccacttgttCCATGAGCACCAGCTCTATGGTCCCTTCCTTCTGGTGGTTCCGCTCTCCACCCTCACATCCTGGCAAAGAGAGATTCAGCTGTGGGCACCCCAGATGAATGTTGTCGTTTACCTTGGTGACATCAGCAGTAGGACCATGGTACGAGATCAGTTCgcttcatatttaaatattttccttCCCATAGAGTGCGCTGCACATTTGATAGGCTGCAACAACATTCGTTAtggctttttatttaattaactttAATTTCTCATAATGCATCTTATAGATTCGGACACATGAGTGGATGCACGTACAGAACAAGCGATTGAAGTTCAACATCTTGCTCACTACTTATGAAATTTTACTGAAAGATAAGGTATGCTTATTTTTATGTACAcctatgtttttattttaataaatctatTTTCACATCTCAGGTGaaaaattttaaacattttccttTAGACATTCCTGGGGAGCGTTAGCTGGGCTTTCATTGGTGTGGACGAGGCTCACCGCCTAAAGAATGATGACTCGCTTTTATATAAGACCATGATGGAGTTCCGCTCCAACCACAGGCTGCTTATAACAGGGACGCCCTTGCAAAACTCCCTGAAAGAGCTCTGGTCCCTGTTGCACTTCATCATGCCTGAGAAGTATGGTATCTCTTCCAAACATTTACAAAGGCACTGATAAATCTTCTGTAAGACTCACCTTTGCCTTTATTTGGCCATTAGGTTTCACTCGTGGGAGCTTTTTGATGAGGAGCATGGGAAGGGGCGGGACTCTGGGTACACCAGTCTTCATAAAGAACTGGAACCTTTCCTCCTGCGGCGTGTGAAGAAGGATGTGGAGAAGTCACTGCCTGCCAAGGTGGAGCAGATCCTCAGGGTTGAAATGAGTGCCATACAGAAACAGTACTACAAGTAAgagtaatacatttatattctaCCCATTACTACACAATTTCAGTAAAATGACTGTTGGTCCCTTGTGATGTTTAACGTGTTACATAAGTGTGTTCCCCCTTGAATCTTACTCACAGGTGGATTCTGACCAGGAACTATAAAGCCCTGAGTAAAGGCATGAAGGGCAGTACCTCCGGCTTCCTCAACATCATGATGGAGCTGAAGAAGTGCTGCAACCACTGCTACCTCATCAAACCACCAGAAGACAATGAGTTCTACAACAAACAAGAGGCATTGCAGGTACCAGCATGGACCTTGCACATAGTGCCTGAGTAGCAATACTTCTATGTTGAGATATACTTATTAATTTGATGATATTTTCTTAAGATCTCAAACATTTCTGTCTTTGGCCATGTCTAGCACTTAATCCGCAGCAGTGGGAAACTAGTGCTGCTGGATAAGCTGCTGGTTCGACTGAAGGAGCGTGGCCACCGTGTTCTAATCTTCTCTCAGATGGTCCGGATGCTGGACATCCTGGCTGAGTACCTGAAGAGCCGGCAGTTCCTCTTTCAGGTCGGTTCCTAAGATCTTGTTGCTGACTGGCATCGTGTTGCCTCTGAGACATATGTAATAACGACATATTGAAATTGTGTGATCTATAGATatctcatacatacatacatattgtTGATGTATTGTTTTCTGTACAGAGACTGGATGGCTCAATTAAGGGTGAGATGAGGAAGCAGGCGCTGGATCATTTTAATGCAGAGGGGTCAGAGGTAATGTGATtattgttgtgtgctgtgcaccATTAGATTTgttaatgtttaaaaacatttatcatTTAAGTTGACTAATCAATCTTAACTTTCAGGATTTCTGCTTCTTGCTATCTACGAGAGCTGGTGGTCTGGGAATCAACCTGGCCTCTGCAGACACTGTAGTTATCTTTGATTCAGACTGGAATCCCCAAAATGACCTGCAGGCCCAGGCCAGAGCCCACAGAATTGGACAGAAAAGACAGGTAAATCACTGCAATTTCTGACATCTGCTGTCTTCTGGTTTAGGTAATCACTTTCTAATATTAGTTAGCACTAGCACTTGTGTGCATTAGAGGActatgtttcctttttttagttttattttcctAATCTTACGTACCTTTTATTGATATCTTGTTATTAATAGGTGAACATCTACCGCCTAGTAACAAAGGGATCAGTAGAGGAGGAGATCATTGAGCGAGCAAAGAAAAAGATGGTGCTGGACCACCTGGTCATCCAGAGAATGGACACCACAGGAAAAACAGTCCTCCACACAGGCGCTGCTCCTTCTAGGTCAGGGTTGTTCTCCTTCTACCCTTGCTGAAGATGACAGTGCTATATAAAACTACTCAATAGTGCAACTCAGACTTTAATCATTCAATTACACAAAGATGGGTCAAATATGTTAGTCTTTGTTATATTTAAAGTCTTGTGTATCTTGTTTAACATGTTTATACTGACTGGCCATCTGTCACCTGTAGTTCTACGCCTTTCAACAAGGAGGAGCTGTCTGCCATCCTTAAATTTGGTGCTGAGGAGCTCTTCAAGGAGCCAGAGGGGGAGGAGCAGGAACCACAGGTTAAATACCCATAACATATCTGGTAGAATAGTTCTACATTTtgataaaaatgtctgctgAATGAGTGCCCTGGCCATTTCTCTGAGGGCTGTGAGCATTGTActtaaatgtgtctgtgtgtgtgtatggcaggAAATGGATATTGATGAGATCTTGAAGAGGGCGGAGACTCGAGAAAATGATCCCGGACCTTCCACTGTAGGGGAAGAGCTTCTTTCACAGTTTAAGgtatatacatttattctaAGTAAATAAATGGAGATTAGTTGCTCGGCTAATGCTAAAAAgaggaataataataaactttaaaaaaactttaatcTTGCAGGTGGCAAACTTCTCAATGATGGAGGATGAGGAGATGGACATGGACCCAGATCGTAATATAAAGAACTGGGATGACATCATCCCAGAGGAGCAGCGAAGGCGCATGGAAGAAGAGGAGCGGCAGAAGGAGTTTGAGGAGATCTACAGGCTTCCCCGCATGAGGAACTGTGCCAAACAGGTGAGGcttgtttagtgtgtgtgtgtgtgtgtgtatatatatataattaaaaaaaattaaaaaaaaattattattattttttttttacatacacattGTTTATTAGGGGTTATGCATTTTTCCTTATCTGTGTACAGATCATTAATCCAGGCTCTTCTATATGTGCTTGGAATTAGTGCTAGCTAAGTGTCCTGCTGAATATTGCAACATATCCACAAATGTACTTTGTaccaaataaatgtttcattgccaCTGCTTTGGTGTTGTAGATCAGCTTTAATGGCAACGAGGGCCGACGCAGCAGAAACAGACGGTACTCTGGATCAGACAGTGATTCAACGTCAGACCGCAAGAGGCCCAAGAAGCGTGGACGACCCCGGACCATCCCTCGGGAGAATATCAAGGGCTTTACTGATGCAGAAATTCGAAGGTATTCATTCCCACTGTGTCTgcatatacactgctcaaaaaaaatgaagggaacacttaaacacaatgtcacacttctgtgaaatcaaactctCCGCTTAGGAGGCAACGCTGACTGATATTCAATTTCACATACTGTTGTGAAAATTGAATAGACAACAggaaattataggtaattagcaATATATCCCcaaaaaagcagttttttttttttttttccgttttttattttatgcagaGGCTTTCGCTTTAGTAGTagcatgagactgagtctacaacccacacaagtggctcaggtagtgaggctcattcaggatggcacatcagtgtGAGCTGTGGCGAGAAGGTTTGCATCAGGAGAAGTGTAGGAGGGTAACAACCCAGActcaggaccgctacctccacctttgtacaaggaggaacTGGAGGAGTTCTgccaaaatgacctccagcagtccacaaatgtgcatgtgtctgctcagtCAGAAatagactccatgagggtggtatgagggcccgacgtccacaggtgggggttctGCTTACAGCCCAAGactgtgcagcacgtttggcatttaccagagaacaccaagTGAATCGCCAATCGCTAATGAGTTCCATTTCTATGCCGACAACATTAAAATCTATTTGCCATTAAAATAATGCGTATTCTGAAGATTCGTTACACATACAGTGGCAAAATGTAGGTGTCAGACTGGACAGCAAATTGTCATTTGATGCACAGATCAGCTCAGTGGTTAAAACCAGCTTGAGACAACTGTCCAGAGTTAAGCCACTTTTCTCTCACTCGTCTGGACTATCGCAACGCACTTTATGTTGGGCTCAACCAGAGATCACTTGATCAATTTCAGCTGGTCCAAAATGCTGCTGTACAGCTTTTAACGGTTCATTGGCTACTGGTTCATTATcagatagaatttttttttatgtctttcatAACCTTGCCTAGTCTGTCTGATCTCTTTCTCCTCCACGTGCTCTCAGGTTTGCCCTTTAACCACAGGCATTACTGCTTTTAAGAACTCTcttaaaacacaatttttctccttggcttttaaatctgagatgttggttttacttttttattgtgtttgttttacttattttatttgtctctcTTTGTGTACAGCAATTTGAGCAACTTCAAAGgtcttttatatataaattttaaCTTGAACTAAGCAAGAcgcttaatcctgagtgtctccagggtgactgtccctctaactactgattgacgttcgctctggataagggtgtctgataaatgtaaatggagggGATatctcaggagaccatccaccacctcatcaggagcatgtccaagcattgtagggaggtcatacaggcatctgcaggccacacacacactactgagaatcgttttgacttgttttaaggacattacaacaAAGTTGGATCAGTCTATTTTTCTACATTAAACTGGAGTGAGACAAATTCAgatgtctggataagggctctggataagggcgtctgataaatgctgtaaatgtaaatgtatgtccatgggttgataaatttgatttccattgatgtGAGATTTTTGTTGTCAGAGCATACAACTATGTGAAGAATAAAGtgtttaataagaatatttaattcattcggATCtacaatgtcttatttttgtgtttcctttttttgagGATTGTATTTATATCAGGTAATGATTTACTTATTGTAATCCATTCCCACAGATTCATCAAGAGCTACAAAAAGTTTGGTGGACCTCTGGAAAGGTAAGGAGCTCCCCACTTgattaaaatgaagtgaaacatATATTTTCAATCATATATTATGTGTCCTTAATATCAATATAAATTGTGTCTTCAGATTAGATGCAATAGCCCGGGATGCAGAACTTGTAGATAAGTCTGAGCAGGACCTAAAGCGGCTTGCAGAGACTGTGCACAATGGCTGCCTGAGAACACTAAGGGAAAACCCATGTGGCCCAGAGAAGACTTCAGGTAACCATTGTATTAGAGAGTTGCACCATTGTCACTGTGGTTGCTTATGCTTGCAGGATTGACTCTAAAATCCAGATTTCTGTCATCAGGTGGCAGACGTGGGAAAGTGAAGGGACCCACCTTTAGGATCTCAGGTGTCCAGGTCAATGCTAAGCTGGTTATTTCTCATGAAGAGGAGCTGGCCCCCCTTCATAGAGCCATTCCTGCTGACCCTGAAGACAGGAAGAGGTCTTTACAATATTAATTTGTTTTGCAATATCTGCGGCAATCTTTACAGTATATTTAGTTGGTATTGCGAGACAGGAACGTTTTAACTGTTTTGTTTTCAAATTGTTAAATCCCTATAGGTATTCAATCCCATGTCACTCTAAGGCAGCACACTTTGACATTGAGTGGGGACGAGAGGATGATTCTAGCTTGCTGATTGGGATCTATGAGTATGGCTATGGCAGCTGGGAAATGATCAAAATGGATCCAGATCTCAACTTGACCCACAAGGTACACACAGGCAGCTTTCTTAGACTAAAAATcaacaatcattttttttttttttttttttaaagcttattTCGACAGTTTGTAACATATTAGTGGCCAAACCAGTCTTTGTTTACTTTTCAGTTGTGCCTTTACTAGTGTGTGTACAGTATCTGAATGGAATTCCAAtatgtatttcatttaaatacagtTGTTATTGTTTTTCTAAACCAGCTTTTGCCTGATGACCCTGACAAGAAGCCCCAGGCCAAACAGCTGCAGACACGTGCTGACTACCTCATTAAATTACTGAGCAAAGACCTGGCCAAGAAAGAGGCCCAGAGACAAGCAGGCACAGTGAGTGACTATGGGCAAAACAATGTGTTTTGATTTTTGTTTCGttttggttttttgtttttttacgttGCCATGATTCCATAGACAAACTCTCGGAAGAGGAAGCCCAGGGGCAAGAAGAACAAGAATGCAAAGCCTGTTAAGTTGGAGGAGGCTGTGAACAGTATGTCCTCTGCCCCTCCCTCTGACAAGAGTTCTGATCCTGAGGAggacaaagaagaagaagaagaggaggaggaggaggaagaggaggatgaaaagGTGAGTGCAGCAGCAGGAGTCCATCGGAACCTCCCTGTCCCTACAGTCTGCTACTACgatttgtgtttatatgtgaTAGCACCCATAATTGTCAAATTTAGTTATTTtagtaataaaatgttttttgtgctgGTTGTATATTAAGGAAGGTTATTGTCTTACATTGAGCTGTGATATTGAACCTTGTTTCCTTCCAAAGGAATTGGCTCCAGTGAAGCCCCCTGCTAGGAATCGTCGTGCTGAACGCACAGttaaggaggaagaagaggaggctgAGCCAGAAGCACTTTCTCCCAAAGAGCCAGAGGAGAAGGACACTAAGGAGAGGGAAgtcaagaaggagaagaaagaggaggCTCGGGACTCTAAGGAGAGGAAGGAACCTAAAGAGAAGAAGGATAACAAACCTGTGGAGCCTGTTCACAGAGTGGAGGACACAACCGGCGACAAGGTGTTTCTTatggttttattgttttgctACACTCAGATTCTACCCCTTTCAATACATTTTAGAAATCTGATGACAAGTGTCCACAGTCTTACTCTGATATGTTGGTATCGTAGATGAATGAGGTGAAGGCTGAACCTCGTGAGAAAGTGAAAAAGGCAGACATCCCAGTGCACATCACCGCAGGTGGGGAGTGTGTCCCTATTTCTGAGGAGTCTGAGGAACTGGACCAGAAGACCTTCAGTGTGGTATGCAATGGTCTATACTTCAATGAAGGATTCGGCCAGAATTATTGGCTCTTGAATTATAATAGTCTTAACAGGAGGAATGTTTGAGTGAATTTACCACAATTTTAGGCCACTAAACCAATCACATACAGACaatcgttttttttaaagccaaaaAATGTCTTATGCATCAGTGTAAAGAGCGTATGCGACCAGTGAAGG contains:
- the chd1 gene encoding chromodomain-helicase-DNA-binding protein 1, with amino-acid sequence MDERSEDESVSNSSGGSSNSDDESRSGSGSSSSSSSSSSSQSGSSDSGSGSDSGSQSDSDSEKSKKNQHDSKPSKIDGAEFWKSNPSILAVQRSAMLRKQQLQQQQQSSSNSGSDEDDSSSDDSDDSSRKRKGKGSGSASDSDSGSGSSSGSGSGSDSGSDSSAEEENSDESISDYEPSHKVKSRKPPSKTNARNGKKSKVQRKKQSGSSSDEEDYKKALAGPRRQATVNVSYKEDEELKTDSDDLVEVAGEDVPQQEEDEFETLERVMDIRIGRKGVTGAITTVYAVEADGDPNGNFNPNKQPGDQQYLIKWKGWSHIHNTWETEETLKIQNVKGMKKLDNFMKKEQDRKKWLKTSSPEDIEYFNCQKELMDDLHSQYQLVERIIGHSNQKSAAGYPDYLCKWQGLPYSECSWEDGALIARKFQKCIDDYMCRNQSKTIPIRDCKVLKQRPRFVQMKKQPSYIGGDGLELRDYQLHSLNWMAHSWCKGNSCILADEMGLGKTIQTISFLNHLFHEHQLYGPFLLVVPLSTLTSWQREIQLWAPQMNVVVYLGDISSRTMIRTHEWMHVQNKRLKFNILLTTYEILLKDKTFLGSVSWAFIGVDEAHRLKNDDSLLYKTMMEFRSNHRLLITGTPLQNSLKELWSLLHFIMPEKFHSWELFDEEHGKGRDSGYTSLHKELEPFLLRRVKKDVEKSLPAKVEQILRVEMSAIQKQYYKWILTRNYKALSKGMKGSTSGFLNIMMELKKCCNHCYLIKPPEDNEFYNKQEALQHLIRSSGKLVLLDKLLVRLKERGHRVLIFSQMVRMLDILAEYLKSRQFLFQRLDGSIKGEMRKQALDHFNAEGSEDFCFLLSTRAGGLGINLASADTVVIFDSDWNPQNDLQAQARAHRIGQKRQVNIYRLVTKGSVEEEIIERAKKKMVLDHLVIQRMDTTGKTVLHTGAAPSSSTPFNKEELSAILKFGAEELFKEPEGEEQEPQEMDIDEILKRAETRENDPGPSTVGEELLSQFKVANFSMMEDEEMDMDPDRNIKNWDDIIPEEQRRRMEEEERQKEFEEIYRLPRMRNCAKQISFNGNEGRRSRNRRYSGSDSDSTSDRKRPKKRGRPRTIPRENIKGFTDAEIRRFIKSYKKFGGPLERLDAIARDAELVDKSEQDLKRLAETVHNGCLRTLRENPCGPEKTSGGRRGKVKGPTFRISGVQVNAKLVISHEEELAPLHRAIPADPEDRKRYSIPCHSKAAHFDIEWGREDDSSLLIGIYEYGYGSWEMIKMDPDLNLTHKLLPDDPDKKPQAKQLQTRADYLIKLLSKDLAKKEAQRQAGTTNSRKRKPRGKKNKNAKPVKLEEAVNSMSSAPPSDKSSDPEEDKEEEEEEEEEEEEDEKELAPVKPPARNRRAERTVKEEEEEAEPEALSPKEPEEKDTKEREVKKEKKEEARDSKERKEPKEKKDNKPVEPVHRVEDTTGDKMNEVKAEPREKVKKADIPVHITAGGECVPISEESEELDQKTFSVCKERMRPVKAALKQLDRPEKGLSEREQLEHTRQCLIKIGDHITECLKEYTNPEQIKQWRKNLWIFVSKFTEFDARKLHKLYKHAIKKRQENAQAADQNTSTINTQSFKNTDIERLKDSHHDESSRDSYSSDRHHSSSRYHEHSKDRHTSESYRKSSDSRKRPYSNFSNGKDHRDHYRPERQDSRYYSDSKHRKIDDHRSSRDHRVDSGTKERSHSDHRSLPEHRSEHRSGSDYSSHHKASRDYRYHSDWQMDQRASGSGPRSPRDQRSPYESRSPLGHRSPFEYSSDHKSTPEQVWSSRKT